A single genomic interval of Gopherus evgoodei ecotype Sinaloan lineage chromosome 11, rGopEvg1_v1.p, whole genome shotgun sequence harbors:
- the METTL21A gene encoding protein N-lysine methyltransferase METTL21A isoform X1 produces the protein MDNKMALVPYDYSAVWGLQKFHKSSSVYHFANHTIQIKQNWRQLGVAAVVWDAAVVLCTYLEMGSIDLQGHSVIELGAGTGLLGIVATLLGAHVTITDREATLEFLKSNVQANLPPDFQPRAVVKELTWGRNLGNFSPGKFDFILGADIIYLEDTFADLLQTLEHLCSEHTVILLSCRIRYERDQNFLGMLKGRFSVCEVHYDPSKDVHVFKAQKSIHKEDF, from the exons ATGGATAATAAAATGGCGTTGGTTCCCTATGACTACAGTGCAGTCTGGGGATTGCAGAAGTTCCATAAATCTTCATCTGTGTATCATTTTGCCAACCACACAATCCAAATCAAACAAAACTGGAGGCAACTGGGTGTAGCAGCAGTCGTATGGGACGCA GCTGTAGTCCTATGTACTTATCTGGAGATGGGAAGTATTGATCTGCAAGGGCACTCAGTGATTGAACTAGGAGCAGGAACTGGATTGCTGGGAATAGTGGCCACGTTATTGG GTGCTCATGTCACCATCACAGACAGGGAAGCCACACTGGAATTTCTCAAGTCAAACGTTCAGGCTAATTTACCTCCCGACTTCCAGCCGAGAGCTGTGGTAAAGGAATTGACGTGGGGAAGAAACTTGGGGAACTTCTCGCCAGGAAAGTTTGACTTTATCCTGGGCGCAGACATCATTTATCTGGAAGACACCTTTGCAGATCTGCTTCAGACACTGGAGCACTTGTGCTCAGAACATACTGTTATTCTGTTATCGTGTCGGATTCGCTATGAACGGGATCAGAATTTCCTGGGGATGCTGAAGGGACGATTTTCGGTATGTGAGGTCCACTACGATCCTAGTAAGGATGTACATGTGTTCAAAGCACAGAAGAGCATTCACAAGGAAGACTTTTGA
- the METTL21A gene encoding protein N-lysine methyltransferase METTL21A isoform X2: MDNKMALVPYDYSAVWGLQKFHKSSSVYHFANHTIQIKQNWRQLGVAAVVWDAAVVLCTYLEMGSIDLQGHSVIELGAGTGLLGIVATLLGAHVTITDREATLEFLKSNVQANLPPDFQPRAVVKELTWGRNLGNFSPGKFDFILGADIIYLEDTFADLLQTLEHLCSEHTVILLSCRIRYERDQNFLGMLKGRFSL; this comes from the exons ATGGATAATAAAATGGCGTTGGTTCCCTATGACTACAGTGCAGTCTGGGGATTGCAGAAGTTCCATAAATCTTCATCTGTGTATCATTTTGCCAACCACACAATCCAAATCAAACAAAACTGGAGGCAACTGGGTGTAGCAGCAGTCGTATGGGACGCA GCTGTAGTCCTATGTACTTATCTGGAGATGGGAAGTATTGATCTGCAAGGGCACTCAGTGATTGAACTAGGAGCAGGAACTGGATTGCTGGGAATAGTGGCCACGTTATTGG GTGCTCATGTCACCATCACAGACAGGGAAGCCACACTGGAATTTCTCAAGTCAAACGTTCAGGCTAATTTACCTCCCGACTTCCAGCCGAGAGCTGTGGTAAAGGAATTGACGTGGGGAAGAAACTTGGGGAACTTCTCGCCAGGAAAGTTTGACTTTATCCTGGGCGCAGACATCATTTATCTGGAAGACACCTTTGCAGATCTGCTTCAGACACTGGAGCACTTGTGCTCAGAACATACTGTTATTCTGTTATCGTGTCGGATTCGCTATGAACGGGATCAGAATTTCCTGGGGATGCTGAAGGGACGATTTTCG CTGTAG